In one Chitinispirillales bacterium ANBcel5 genomic region, the following are encoded:
- the rpoB gene encoding DNA-directed RNA polymerase subunit beta — protein sequence MIDRKSYSRIKRGAELPNLLEIQTRSYELFLQPDTPPRLRQKQGLHGSFLSLFPVNDVKGYYSLEYDGYKLGIPKYSLKECKERGMTYAAPLKVDMSLLVYEQDGETKKFVEKISNEVYIGEIPLMTQRGTFVINGAERVIVSQLHRSPGITFDEVIHPNGKKLLTARIIPQRGSWVELLLDVDDILTVNIDRRKKMPATILLRAMGYSSDEEILGLFYDTTRVKIVEDKTEDILGSINAKTVFNEETGEIIIDANEVITEDKFKILLENQVQSVEILKDVPNPENMIIRNTLASDPTKSEEEALFYMYATMRPGDPPNVETAINLIQRLFFDEKRYDLGNVGRYRINTRLGVAPPEGVNTLTEDDIIASYKYITGLSAGVGFIDDIDHLGNRRVRSVGELLAAQFTVGLTRMVRTIKERLSLRDTENITPQDLINARTVSTVVQAFFGSSQLSQFLDQTNPLSELTHKRRVSALGPGGLTRERAGFEVRDVHHTHYGRLCPIETPEGPNIGLIASLSTFARVNEFGFIETPYQKVEEGKLTGEIVYLTADQEDNYIIAQANTPTDENGVIEEDMVFARYRGDFPVVPPQEISYMDISPMQLVSIAAGLIPFLEHDDANRALMGSNMQRQAVPLLTTEPPFVGTGLESRAAVDSGCMIIAKNSGVVEKVDANKIVVRKVKDETTSDVLGLTEFDTYELVKYERSNQDTCINQKVCVKAGQEVKAGDVLADGHATKEGELSLGRNVMVAFMPWRGYNFEDAIVVSERLVAEDVYTSVHIEVFETDVRDTKRGPEELTREIPNVSEEALKNLDENGVVRVGTEVEAGDILVGKVTPKGETELSPEERLLRAIFGEKAGDVRDSSLKAPPGLKGVVVDTRVYSRKERDKRSKKKDKARIDELKAEITQQITEIERIRLERLAEFLSDTETKEITNFHTGEVIIPEGEKWTKAILQKLDYSSISFRDGLCQDSEKNSKAEEVLYRANDLIAKYEDKLDKEIDKVVRGDELKPGVLQLVKVYVAKKRKLSVGDKMAGRHGNKGVISKILPVEELPFLPDGTTVDIILNPLGVPSRMNVGQILETHMGWAAKELDLKISTAVFDGASYSDVIDLLEEAGLPKNGKVQLRDGRSGEPFHHEVTVGPIYMLKLCHLVDDKIHARSIGPYSLVTQQPLGGKSQFGGQRFGEMEVWALEAYGAAYTLQQVLTVKSDDLSGRSKIYEAIVKGENAPPAGIPESFKVLVREIKALALDIDVLTDEDTAS from the coding sequence ATGATAGATAGAAAAAGCTATTCCCGGATTAAACGGGGTGCAGAGCTGCCCAATCTGCTGGAGATACAGACAAGGTCTTATGAACTTTTTCTCCAGCCCGATACTCCGCCGCGGCTGAGACAAAAGCAAGGACTACACGGTTCTTTCCTCAGCCTCTTTCCGGTTAACGATGTTAAAGGTTATTACTCTTTAGAATATGATGGATATAAACTTGGTATTCCCAAATACTCTTTAAAAGAATGTAAAGAGCGGGGAATGACCTACGCCGCTCCACTAAAGGTGGACATGTCTCTGCTTGTGTATGAACAGGACGGAGAAACTAAGAAGTTCGTCGAAAAAATCTCCAATGAAGTATACATCGGAGAAATACCTCTCATGACCCAAAGAGGTACTTTCGTTATAAACGGAGCAGAAAGAGTTATAGTAAGTCAGCTGCACAGGTCTCCGGGTATCACCTTTGACGAAGTTATTCATCCAAATGGTAAAAAACTACTTACTGCAAGAATTATTCCTCAAAGGGGTTCTTGGGTAGAGCTGTTACTTGATGTTGACGATATCCTTACAGTTAACATAGACAGAAGAAAAAAGATGCCCGCCACTATTCTTCTGCGCGCTATGGGCTACTCAAGTGATGAAGAAATCCTTGGGCTCTTCTATGATACTACAAGGGTTAAAATAGTAGAAGATAAAACCGAAGATATTCTCGGTAGCATCAATGCAAAAACTGTCTTTAACGAAGAAACCGGTGAGATAATCATTGATGCCAATGAAGTTATTACCGAAGATAAGTTCAAAATACTACTTGAAAATCAGGTCCAGTCAGTTGAAATACTTAAGGATGTACCAAATCCTGAAAACATGATTATCAGAAACACCCTCGCTTCTGATCCAACCAAATCCGAAGAAGAAGCGCTTTTCTATATGTATGCAACCATGAGGCCGGGGGATCCGCCGAATGTGGAAACTGCAATAAACCTGATTCAGAGACTCTTCTTTGATGAGAAGCGATATGATCTTGGCAATGTTGGAAGGTATAGAATAAATACCAGGCTTGGTGTAGCACCACCAGAAGGGGTTAATACTCTAACTGAAGATGATATAATTGCCTCCTATAAATACATTACCGGATTAAGTGCCGGTGTCGGGTTTATTGATGATATAGATCATCTTGGAAACAGAAGAGTAAGGTCGGTAGGAGAGCTCTTGGCCGCTCAGTTTACTGTGGGGCTGACAAGGATGGTAAGAACAATAAAAGAAAGGCTTTCCTTACGGGATACAGAAAATATTACACCTCAGGATCTCATTAATGCACGTACCGTCTCTACTGTTGTTCAGGCATTTTTTGGATCAAGTCAGCTTTCGCAGTTTCTCGATCAAACTAATCCACTGTCAGAACTTACACATAAAAGAAGAGTAAGTGCACTTGGTCCCGGTGGTCTCACAAGAGAAAGAGCTGGCTTTGAGGTTCGTGATGTTCACCATACTCACTACGGACGACTTTGTCCAATTGAAACACCTGAAGGACCTAATATCGGTCTTATTGCTTCCTTGAGTACCTTCGCTCGTGTAAATGAGTTTGGTTTTATAGAAACTCCTTATCAAAAAGTTGAAGAAGGAAAACTTACCGGTGAAATAGTTTACCTCACAGCTGACCAGGAAGATAACTATATCATCGCTCAGGCCAACACTCCAACAGATGAAAATGGAGTGATAGAAGAGGATATGGTATTTGCAAGATATAGAGGTGACTTTCCTGTTGTCCCGCCACAGGAGATTTCCTACATGGATATTTCTCCCATGCAGCTTGTGAGTATAGCGGCAGGTCTGATTCCATTTCTTGAACACGATGATGCCAACCGTGCTCTCATGGGATCAAATATGCAGCGTCAGGCTGTACCTCTTCTTACCACAGAACCTCCCTTTGTCGGAACTGGTCTGGAATCGAGAGCTGCTGTCGATTCGGGGTGTATGATTATTGCAAAGAACTCCGGCGTTGTTGAAAAAGTTGATGCTAACAAGATCGTTGTACGAAAAGTAAAAGATGAAACAACAAGTGATGTACTTGGACTCACTGAATTTGATACTTATGAACTTGTCAAGTATGAACGTTCCAATCAGGACACTTGTATCAATCAGAAAGTGTGCGTAAAGGCCGGTCAGGAAGTAAAGGCAGGAGATGTTCTTGCCGATGGTCATGCAACCAAGGAAGGTGAACTTTCGCTGGGAAGAAATGTGATGGTTGCCTTTATGCCCTGGAGAGGGTACAACTTTGAAGACGCCATCGTTGTATCTGAAAGATTAGTTGCAGAAGACGTATATACTTCAGTCCATATAGAGGTGTTTGAGACTGATGTACGTGATACCAAACGGGGACCGGAAGAGCTTACCAGGGAAATCCCCAACGTTTCAGAAGAGGCTCTTAAGAATCTTGATGAAAACGGTGTTGTAAGGGTTGGGACCGAAGTAGAAGCCGGCGATATTTTAGTGGGTAAAGTTACCCCTAAGGGTGAAACAGAGCTCTCACCGGAAGAACGACTCTTGAGAGCAATTTTTGGAGAGAAGGCAGGAGATGTTAGAGATTCATCACTTAAGGCACCTCCGGGGCTGAAAGGTGTTGTTGTTGACACCAGAGTCTACTCCAGAAAAGAAAGAGATAAACGTTCCAAGAAAAAAGATAAAGCTCGTATTGATGAACTGAAAGCTGAAATAACACAGCAGATTACCGAAATCGAAAGAATCAGGCTTGAGAGGCTGGCTGAATTTTTAAGTGATACTGAAACAAAGGAGATCACCAATTTCCACACCGGCGAGGTTATTATACCTGAAGGGGAAAAGTGGACTAAGGCAATTCTCCAGAAGCTTGACTATTCCAGCATCTCATTTAGAGACGGGTTGTGTCAGGATTCAGAAAAAAACAGCAAAGCAGAGGAAGTCCTTTATAGAGCAAATGATCTCATAGCAAAGTATGAAGATAAGCTTGATAAGGAGATTGATAAGGTAGTTCGCGGTGACGAACTAAAACCGGGTGTGCTTCAGTTGGTGAAGGTTTATGTTGCAAAAAAACGTAAACTCTCTGTTGGTGATAAAATGGCTGGACGTCACGGAAATAAGGGTGTGATTTCAAAAATCTTACCCGTTGAAGAACTGCCGTTTTTGCCTGATGGTACTACTGTTGATATCATATTAAACCCACTTGGTGTTCCTTCGCGTATGAATGTCGGTCAGATTCTTGAGACGCATATGGGCTGGGCCGCAAAAGAGCTGGATTTAAAAATATCAACAGCGGTGTTTGATGGTGCAAGTTACAGTGATGTTATTGATCTTCTAGAAGAGGCGGGGCTTCCAAAGAATGGAAAGGTTCAACTAAGAGATGGAAGATCAGGGGAACCATTTCATCACGAAGTAACTGTAGGGCCTATTTATATGCTCAAATTATGTCACCTCGTTGATGATAAAATTCACGCCAGATCTATCGGACCATACTCTCTTGTGACACAGCAACCCCTTGGAGGTAAATCTCAGTTTGGGGGTCAGAGATTTGGTGAAATGGAAGTATGGGCTCTTGAAGCATACGGTGCTGCCTATACGCTCCAGCAAGTGCTGACAGTGAAAAGTGATGACCTTTCTGGACGTTCAAAAATCTATGAGGCTATAGTAAAGGGCGAAAATGCTCCTCCTGCCGGAATACCTGAATCATTTAAGGTACTGGTAAGAGAGATTAAGGCGCTTGCTCTGGATATAGATGTTTTGACAGATGAAGACACAGCATCATAA
- the rplA gene encoding 50S ribosomal protein L1 yields MKRGKKHREVYQKVDRFKEYGLLEAVDFLKGNSVVKFDETVEISVMLGVDPRKSDQAVRGAAVLPNGLGKTVRVLAFVQGEKETEAKEAGADYTGGEDIAEKIKSGWLEFDAVVATPDMMRVVGKLGKILGTRGLMPNPKVGTVTMEVGKAVEELKKGKVEFRVDKGAILHAPLGKLSFESNSIIENAKAFFDAVLKAKPSAAKGQYIKKVTLTSTMGQGLKINVNDLK; encoded by the coding sequence ATGAAACGTGGAAAAAAACATAGAGAAGTGTATCAAAAAGTAGACAGGTTTAAGGAATATGGACTCCTTGAAGCGGTTGACTTTTTGAAAGGCAATTCTGTTGTAAAATTCGATGAGACAGTTGAAATCAGTGTCATGCTTGGTGTTGATCCTCGTAAAAGTGATCAGGCTGTAAGGGGTGCTGCTGTTTTACCCAATGGCTTAGGTAAAACAGTAAGAGTGCTTGCTTTTGTACAAGGTGAAAAAGAAACTGAGGCCAAAGAAGCCGGTGCTGATTATACTGGCGGGGAAGACATTGCTGAGAAGATAAAAAGTGGCTGGCTGGAGTTCGATGCAGTGGTTGCAACTCCTGATATGATGAGAGTTGTTGGAAAATTAGGTAAGATTCTTGGAACCAGGGGACTTATGCCTAATCCCAAAGTGGGTACTGTAACAATGGAAGTCGGCAAAGCTGTAGAAGAGCTAAAAAAAGGTAAAGTAGAGTTTAGGGTCGACAAGGGTGCCATACTTCATGCGCCACTTGGAAAATTATCCTTTGAATCTAACAGCATTATAGAGAACGCAAAAGCCTTTTTTGATGCAGTACTGAAAGCAAAGCCCTCGGCTGCTAAAGGACAATACATAAAAAAAGTAACATTGACAAGTACTATGGGTCAGGGTTTGAAAATAAACGTTAACGATCTGAAATAA
- the rplK gene encoding 50S ribosomal protein L11, producing MAKKVVGQVKLQIAGGQATPAPPVGPALGQQGVNIMEFCKAFNAKTKDAMGLVIPVVITVYSDRSFTFITKTPPAAVLIKKALGKDKGSGVPNKEKIGSITKEQLKEIAETKLPDLNADDIDAAMKIVMGTARSMGVDIQ from the coding sequence TTGGCTAAGAAAGTGGTAGGTCAGGTCAAATTACAAATTGCAGGCGGACAGGCAACTCCTGCTCCTCCTGTAGGTCCGGCACTTGGTCAGCAGGGCGTTAATATCATGGAGTTTTGTAAAGCGTTTAATGCCAAGACTAAAGATGCCATGGGATTGGTAATACCAGTTGTAATAACAGTCTATTCCGATCGCTCATTTACTTTCATTACTAAAACTCCACCAGCCGCTGTATTGATAAAAAAAGCACTGGGTAAGGACAAAGGGTCAGGAGTTCCCAATAAGGAAAAAATCGGGTCTATTACAAAAGAGCAGTTGAAAGAAATAGCAGAAACTAAACTGCCTGATCTGAATGCTGATGATATTGATGCTGCGATGAAAATTGTCATGGGAACAGCTCGCAGCATGGGAGTAGATATCCAATAA
- the rplL gene encoding 50S ribosomal protein L7/L12: protein MATLNKEEIIDAIGGMTVLELSDLIKAIEEKFDVKAAAPTAIAAAPAAAAAGGEAAEEQTEFTAELTGAGDKKIQVIKVVREITGLGLKDAKDLVDGAPKPIKEGIEKEEAETIKKKVEDVGGSVTIK from the coding sequence GTGGCTACCTTAAATAAGGAAGAAATCATCGATGCAATCGGGGGCATGACTGTTCTGGAATTGTCTGATCTTATAAAGGCTATTGAGGAAAAGTTTGATGTTAAAGCCGCCGCACCAACGGCTATTGCTGCTGCTCCTGCTGCTGCTGCTGCTGGTGGGGAAGCCGCTGAAGAACAGACTGAATTCACTGCTGAGCTGACTGGCGCTGGTGATAAGAAAATTCAGGTGATCAAAGTTGTCCGTGAAATCACCGGCCTTGGACTTAAAGACGCAAAAGACCTGGTCGATGGTGCGCCTAAACCTATTAAAGAAGGCATTGAGAAGGAAGAAGCCGAGACAATTAAAAAGAAAGTCGAAGACGTTGGCGGCTCTGTTACTATCAAGTAA
- the nusG gene encoding transcription termination/antitermination protein NusG has translation MAAKWYVVHTYSGQESKVFNHLQEVIQSGDLGEQIKQVLMPTQDVVQVKNGKKLKTTRKFFPSYVLVEMELSKDTVYAVRNSPGVTGFVGGNKPQPLRGEEVRRILGQTEKSSRQQISEVPFEIGDAVKIKEGPFKDFDGVVDEIYPEKGKIKVMVSVFGRQTPVEVDFMHVTPIS, from the coding sequence ATGGCAGCGAAATGGTATGTAGTGCACACCTATTCCGGTCAGGAAAGTAAGGTGTTTAATCACCTTCAGGAAGTAATCCAGTCCGGTGATCTGGGAGAACAGATCAAGCAGGTCCTCATGCCTACACAGGATGTGGTACAGGTTAAAAACGGTAAAAAGCTTAAAACCACCCGTAAATTCTTCCCAAGTTATGTACTGGTGGAGATGGAGCTTAGCAAGGATACTGTTTATGCGGTCAGAAACAGCCCGGGTGTAACAGGATTTGTAGGCGGGAATAAACCACAGCCCCTCAGAGGTGAGGAGGTACGAAGGATTCTGGGACAGACCGAGAAGAGTTCTCGCCAGCAGATTTCTGAAGTTCCTTTTGAGATTGGTGATGCTGTAAAGATCAAAGAAGGACCCTTCAAGGATTTCGATGGGGTAGTTGATGAAATCTATCCAGAGAAGGGTAAAATCAAAGTTATGGTCAGTGTATTTGGAAGACAGACTCCAGTAGAAGTCGACTTTATGCATGTGACTCCAATCAGTTGA
- the rpsL gene encoding 30S ribosomal protein S12, whose protein sequence is MPTISQLISKGRASQQVRSKSPALHSCPQRRGVCTRVFTTTPKKPNSALRKVARVRLTNHMEVNAYIPGEGHNLQEHSIVLIRGGRVKDVPGVRYHIIRGALDTQGVQDRKRSRSKYGVKRPKK, encoded by the coding sequence GTGCCTACAATCAGTCAACTTATAAGTAAGGGACGTGCAAGTCAGCAAGTCAGGAGTAAGTCTCCTGCATTGCATAGTTGTCCGCAGCGTCGAGGGGTGTGCACAAGGGTGTTCACCACTACTCCGAAGAAGCCTAATTCGGCACTAAGGAAGGTTGCGCGTGTTCGTCTGACTAACCATATGGAAGTGAATGCCTATATACCTGGAGAGGGGCATAATCTTCAGGAGCACTCGATTGTTCTTATTCGTGGTGGTCGTGTTAAAGATGTTCCTGGTGTGCGCTATCATATAATTAGAGGTGCGCTTGATACTCAGGGTGTGCAAGATCGTAAACGTAGTAGGTCAAAGTACGGCGTTAAGCGGCCGAAGAAATAG
- the rplJ gene encoding 50S ribosomal protein L10 — protein sequence MSTRAERTAVIDTLEQKFKVASGIYVADNNRVNVEKVTELRRNLRKEGVSFLVVKNSLAKEAFKRIGIESLNEHFKGPTAVAVTENDSTVPAKVLRDFQKENKNLLNIKAAYVDGSAFSGEQATKLADLPSKDTLIAMFLGCLKQPVGNMAGVLNGITTKFVRTVDALRDKKEKEQ from the coding sequence ATGTCGACAAGAGCCGAAAGAACAGCAGTTATAGATACTTTGGAGCAGAAGTTTAAAGTCGCAAGTGGTATTTATGTGGCTGATAACAACAGAGTTAATGTGGAAAAAGTTACTGAGCTGCGCAGAAATCTTCGCAAAGAAGGGGTAAGTTTTCTGGTTGTCAAAAATTCTTTGGCAAAGGAAGCCTTCAAGCGAATAGGTATAGAATCTCTTAACGAGCATTTTAAAGGACCGACTGCGGTAGCTGTGACCGAAAACGATTCTACTGTTCCTGCAAAAGTCTTAAGGGATTTTCAAAAAGAAAACAAGAATCTACTTAATATTAAAGCAGCATATGTTGATGGATCCGCATTCAGCGGTGAACAGGCAACAAAACTGGCTGATTTACCTTCAAAGGATACCCTGATTGCAATGTTCCTTGGGTGTCTCAAACAACCTGTTGGAAATATGGCCGGTGTGCTTAATGGAATTACTACAAAATTTGTTCGTACTGTAGATGCTCTTAGAGATAAAAAGGAAAAAGAGCAATAA
- the rpoC gene encoding DNA-directed RNA polymerase subunit beta', producing the protein MAESFSQLDRRINEINGVSIRLASPDTIRNWSYGEVTKPETINYRSFKPERDGLFCEKIFGPVRNWECNCGKYKRIRYRGVVCDRCGVEVTHSKVRRERMGHIELAVPIIHIWFLKSVPSHVSYLLGLTNSVLERIVYYESYVVIDPGNTSLKRGMLLSEDEFIDLEEQDKQFVAKMGGEAVLEMLATLDLEELSIDLRSKIKLESSEQRRQEHLKRLRIVEAFLRSKNNPENMILRVLPVLPPDLRPLVPLEGGRFATSDLNDLYRRVINRNNRLKKLIEIKAPEVILRNEMRMLQEAVDTLFDNGRRTFSVKGEGKRPLKSLSDLLKGKQGRFRQNLLGKRVDYSGRSVIVVGPELKIHQCGLPKMMALELFKPFVIQKLEEKGFVQTVKSAKKFVEKERPEVWDILEEVIKDHPVLLNRAPTLHRLGIQAFFPVLVEGKAIRLHPLVCSAFNADFDGDQMAVHVPLSFESQLECRFLMLSANNLLSPASGQPVMTPTQDIVLGIYYLTKLALDRKGQGRGFSSPEEVIHALTDKQVDIHAKIKLRLDGKIVDTTPGRVIFNSILPEGMDFVNELMNKKRAQALINEVFRKSGTKTTCKFLDDLKDMGYEYATRAGITFGADDLIVPDEKERIIEKSIEEVNRIRKQYDRGIITEGERYNKLIDLWTHTTNDVADKMHERLSGDKDGFNSVYIMMDSQARGSKDQIKQLAGMRGLMQKPQKKITGAVGEIIENPIISNFKDGLTVLEYFISTHGARKGLADTALKTADAGYLTRRLVDVVQDVVIYEIDCGTSKGIEIEALSEGDEVMESLATRIVGRTTQEDVYDPVTEELICPSNTLIDDELALKIESVGVESVQIKSVLTCDSIRGVCQSCYGRNLATGKVVDVGEAVGIMAAQSIGEPGTQLTLRTFHIGGTASRLIAQSKEIAKIEGSVSLLNVEVAEHKDGTVVMNRTGELVVLDSQERERYRYNIPYGSFMNVSDGENVTKGMELFSWDPYNNVIMAPKKGTVKYSDLIDGDTLREIYDERSGITNTVVVEHRERKLHPHVQVFDDEGNRVANIAVPSGCFLQVKDGQVVVPGDIVAKIPRESSKSRDITGGLPRVAELFEARRPKDAAIISEIDGFVSFGDIERGGRKITVRDEGGEAKDYLIPLGKHLRVHENDRIKAGDRLSEGSIDPHDILRIMGENAVQQYLLDEIQAVYRLQGVTINDKHVEVIVAQMLRKVRVEKSGDTEFLEGDDVDRKRLREANEAVLAEGGEPATFKPMLLGITKASLTTESFLSAASFQETTKVLSRAAVEGKTDRLSGLKENLIMGNLIPAGTGTKMYRSLKVKDLESEVLPVDDQQRSDDFVEIGGEL; encoded by the coding sequence GTGGCGGAAAGCTTTAGCCAATTAGATAGAAGAATAAATGAAATAAACGGAGTGTCAATCAGATTGGCATCTCCGGATACCATAAGAAACTGGTCCTATGGTGAGGTTACAAAACCCGAAACTATAAATTACCGCTCATTTAAACCTGAGCGGGATGGACTGTTTTGTGAAAAAATCTTTGGTCCTGTTAGAAACTGGGAATGTAACTGCGGAAAGTATAAAAGAATCAGATACCGGGGAGTGGTGTGTGACCGGTGTGGTGTTGAGGTGACCCATTCCAAAGTTCGTAGAGAACGAATGGGGCATATTGAACTTGCTGTTCCAATCATTCATATTTGGTTTCTTAAAAGTGTACCTTCACATGTAAGTTACTTACTCGGACTTACTAACTCTGTACTTGAACGCATTGTTTATTATGAATCCTATGTAGTCATAGATCCGGGAAACACTAGCCTTAAAAGAGGAATGCTTCTTAGTGAGGATGAATTCATTGATCTTGAGGAACAGGATAAACAGTTTGTAGCCAAAATGGGTGGTGAGGCTGTTCTTGAAATGTTGGCAACACTTGACCTTGAGGAGCTATCTATTGACCTTCGCTCAAAAATCAAACTCGAATCATCTGAGCAGCGAAGACAGGAACATCTCAAAAGACTTCGTATTGTTGAGGCGTTTCTTAGATCAAAAAATAATCCGGAAAACATGATTCTCAGGGTTTTGCCTGTTCTTCCACCTGATCTTCGTCCACTGGTACCTCTTGAGGGCGGAAGGTTTGCTACTTCAGACCTTAATGATCTGTATAGAAGGGTAATAAACAGAAATAATCGTCTTAAAAAGCTTATTGAGATTAAGGCTCCTGAGGTCATTCTCAGAAATGAAATGAGGATGTTACAGGAAGCAGTAGATACTCTGTTTGATAACGGTAGAAGAACGTTTTCTGTTAAGGGCGAGGGAAAAAGACCACTTAAATCTCTTAGTGATCTGTTAAAAGGAAAACAGGGAAGGTTCCGCCAGAATTTGCTTGGAAAGAGGGTGGATTATTCGGGTAGAAGTGTTATCGTTGTTGGGCCCGAGCTAAAAATTCATCAGTGTGGACTTCCAAAGATGATGGCGCTGGAGCTGTTTAAACCTTTTGTCATACAAAAACTCGAGGAAAAAGGATTTGTACAAACTGTAAAAAGTGCAAAGAAGTTTGTCGAAAAGGAACGTCCTGAAGTTTGGGATATTCTTGAAGAGGTGATTAAAGATCATCCGGTGCTCTTAAACCGTGCCCCAACATTGCACAGGCTCGGTATTCAGGCCTTTTTTCCTGTTCTTGTTGAAGGAAAAGCAATACGGTTACACCCTTTAGTCTGCTCTGCTTTTAATGCTGACTTCGATGGTGACCAGATGGCTGTGCACGTGCCACTTTCATTCGAATCGCAGCTTGAATGTCGATTTCTAATGTTAAGTGCTAACAACTTACTGAGTCCCGCATCCGGACAACCTGTGATGACACCAACTCAGGACATCGTGCTTGGTATCTACTATCTTACAAAACTTGCACTTGATCGTAAGGGCCAGGGAAGAGGTTTCTCTTCACCAGAAGAAGTTATTCATGCGCTAACTGATAAGCAGGTAGATATTCACGCGAAAATAAAACTCCGTCTGGATGGTAAAATTGTTGATACCACACCGGGAAGAGTAATATTCAATAGTATACTTCCTGAAGGTATGGATTTTGTTAATGAGTTGATGAACAAAAAACGGGCCCAGGCCTTAATTAATGAAGTCTTTAGAAAATCTGGAACAAAGACTACTTGTAAGTTTCTTGACGACTTAAAAGACATGGGGTATGAATATGCAACCCGTGCAGGTATCACTTTTGGTGCTGATGACCTTATTGTTCCAGACGAAAAAGAGAGAATAATCGAAAAATCGATTGAAGAGGTCAATAGAATCAGAAAACAGTATGACAGGGGTATTATTACCGAGGGTGAACGGTATAACAAACTTATCGATTTATGGACTCATACTACCAATGATGTAGCAGATAAGATGCATGAACGTCTCTCGGGCGATAAAGATGGTTTTAATTCTGTTTATATAATGATGGATTCTCAGGCAAGGGGAAGTAAAGATCAGATTAAACAGCTTGCTGGTATGAGGGGACTTATGCAGAAACCCCAGAAAAAGATCACAGGAGCTGTTGGTGAGATTATTGAAAACCCGATTATCTCCAACTTCAAAGACGGATTGACTGTTCTTGAGTACTTTATCTCAACTCACGGTGCGCGTAAGGGACTTGCAGATACAGCTCTTAAAACAGCTGATGCAGGATATCTCACAAGACGTCTTGTGGATGTTGTACAGGATGTGGTAATCTACGAAATAGACTGTGGAACAAGTAAGGGTATTGAAATTGAGGCTCTGAGTGAGGGTGATGAGGTTATGGAATCACTGGCCACAAGAATAGTTGGACGTACCACTCAGGAAGATGTCTATGATCCGGTAACAGAAGAGCTTATCTGTCCATCAAATACTCTGATTGATGATGAGCTGGCCTTAAAAATTGAATCGGTCGGAGTTGAGTCTGTACAGATTAAATCTGTTTTGACGTGTGATTCAATAAGAGGTGTTTGCCAGTCATGTTACGGAAGAAATCTGGCAACCGGTAAAGTTGTAGATGTGGGTGAGGCTGTCGGTATTATGGCTGCACAAAGTATCGGTGAACCTGGTACTCAGCTTACTCTCCGTACATTTCATATTGGTGGTACTGCTTCAAGACTTATTGCTCAGTCAAAGGAAATAGCAAAAATCGAGGGTTCGGTATCTTTGCTCAATGTTGAAGTCGCAGAGCACAAGGATGGCACCGTTGTTATGAACCGTACCGGTGAACTTGTGGTTCTTGACTCCCAGGAGCGTGAACGATACAGGTATAACATTCCTTACGGTTCATTTATGAATGTCTCTGATGGTGAAAACGTTACCAAAGGAATGGAACTGTTTAGCTGGGATCCCTATAATAACGTCATTATGGCCCCGAAAAAGGGAACTGTAAAGTATAGTGACCTAATAGACGGTGATACTCTCAGAGAAATCTATGATGAACGTTCCGGTATTACCAATACAGTAGTTGTTGAACACAGGGAACGTAAACTTCATCCTCATGTTCAGGTTTTTGATGATGAGGGCAACCGAGTTGCAAATATCGCAGTTCCATCGGGATGTTTCCTTCAGGTTAAAGATGGGCAGGTGGTTGTACCCGGGGATATCGTTGCCAAAATACCTCGTGAGAGTAGCAAGAGTCGTGATATTACAGGTGGTTTGCCAAGAGTTGCTGAGCTGTTTGAGGCTCGCAGGCCTAAAGATGCAGCCATCATTTCAGAAATAGATGGTTTCGTATCTTTTGGAGATATAGAAAGAGGCGGTCGTAAAATAACTGTCAGGGATGAAGGGGGAGAGGCTAAAGATTACCTTATTCCTCTTGGAAAACATCTCAGAGTACACGAAAACGACAGAATAAAAGCCGGCGACAGGCTTAGTGAAGGCTCAATAGATCCTCATGATATATTGCGTATCATGGGAGAGAATGCTGTTCAGCAGTACCTTCTTGATGAGATTCAGGCTGTTTACAGGCTTCAGGGTGTTACTATTAATGATAAACACGTAGAGGTCATCGTTGCACAGATGTTACGGAAGGTAAGGGTTGAAAAATCCGGTGATACTGAGTTTCTTGAAGGCGACGATGTGGATAGAAAGAGGCTTAGAGAGGCAAATGAAGCTGTCTTGGCAGAAGGGGGTGAACCTGCTACATTTAAGCCTATGTTGCTTGGAATCACCAAAGCTTCTTTAACTACAGAGTCATTTCTGAGCGCAGCATCATTTCAGGAAACAACAAAGGTACTCTCACGAGCTGCGGTTGAGGGTAAAACTGACCGGCTTAGTGGCTTAAAAGAAAACCTTATTATGGGTAACCTGATACCTGCAGGTACAGGAACAAAAATGTACCGGTCTCTTAAAGTAAAAGATCTGGAATCTGAAGTATTACCCGTAGATGATCAGCAGCGCAGTGATGATTTTGTTGAGATTGGTGGAGAATTATAA